The proteins below come from a single Thermodesulfobacteriota bacterium genomic window:
- a CDS encoding adenylate/guanylate cyclase domain-containing protein — translation MPKLIIFSRSGRNEVEINEHCIIGRHTNNHITILDPGISSVHCLITFEFKQGFVIRDLGSLNGTFVNNKKIDGKLSLNDGDEITLGNTRCIFSSKTPGTAVQIVDENSRTIHSHFSPVTESATERPFLSERDIPDKAVLRADYEKLRITHELQRRISFDMGMDHILKHVLNCAFEVLECDRGIILMSHKNGMLKPYAYKTKSPENRFVISKTLIRYLQKNKKGIVSTDAMTDDRFNGAKSIIEKGTRSTIAVPILDQATMIGTIILESSTAVSAYNAKDLFLLTNIANQTYQFIKTSEMAKKIREDAITRKRFQRLLSPNLAEMVVSGQLKVEKGGESRVATVLFVDIRDFTLLSENAHATEVLRMLNDYFEIIVDIVFHHEGTVDKFIGDSMMAIWGAPVAHGDDPIRAVKAAIDIQHSLIEFNKTREAEGQFQIQTGIGINTGTLVAGYIGSSRTMSYSVVGKTVNTAYRLCSAAKPGQILISQQTLEQLENTFDITELEPIPAKGKYEPVHTFNVLNLKP, via the coding sequence ATGCCAAAGCTTATTATATTCTCCAGAAGCGGCAGAAACGAGGTTGAAATTAACGAACACTGCATTATCGGCCGCCACACCAATAATCATATCACCATACTCGACCCCGGCATTTCCTCCGTTCACTGCCTCATTACCTTCGAATTCAAACAGGGCTTCGTCATCAGAGATCTTGGAAGCCTTAACGGCACTTTTGTAAATAATAAAAAGATAGACGGAAAACTTTCGCTAAATGACGGTGATGAGATCACGCTGGGAAACACACGCTGCATCTTCAGCTCCAAAACTCCCGGCACAGCAGTACAAATTGTTGATGAGAATTCCCGAACCATACACAGTCATTTTAGCCCCGTAACTGAATCCGCCACAGAAAGGCCGTTTTTAAGTGAAAGGGACATACCTGACAAAGCGGTATTGCGTGCGGATTATGAAAAACTGCGAATCACACACGAACTGCAGCGCAGGATCAGCTTTGACATGGGCATGGACCATATCCTTAAACACGTCCTCAACTGTGCCTTTGAGGTTCTCGAATGTGATCGTGGAATCATACTCATGTCCCATAAAAATGGAATGTTAAAACCTTATGCTTACAAAACTAAATCTCCGGAAAACAGGTTTGTCATCTCCAAAACGCTGATTCGTTACCTGCAAAAAAATAAAAAAGGAATAGTATCTACAGACGCCATGACGGATGATCGCTTCAACGGTGCGAAATCGATTATAGAAAAAGGTACCCGCAGCACCATTGCAGTTCCTATTCTTGATCAGGCCACCATGATTGGTACCATCATTCTCGAATCCTCCACTGCGGTGAGTGCATACAATGCAAAAGACCTGTTCCTCCTGACAAACATTGCCAACCAAACCTACCAGTTTATCAAAACTTCAGAGATGGCAAAAAAGATTAGAGAAGATGCGATCACCCGGAAACGATTCCAAAGGCTTCTTTCACCCAATCTGGCCGAGATGGTCGTGTCTGGCCAGTTAAAGGTGGAAAAGGGTGGGGAAAGCCGCGTTGCCACCGTCCTGTTTGTCGACATTCGTGATTTTACCCTTTTAAGTGAAAACGCCCATGCAACTGAAGTGCTGAGGATGCTCAACGACTACTTCGAGATCATCGTGGATATTGTTTTTCATCATGAAGGTACGGTAGACAAGTTTATTGGAGATTCAATGATGGCAATATGGGGTGCACCGGTTGCTCACGGTGACGATCCGATCCGCGCCGTCAAAGCGGCCATAGACATACAGCACTCGCTGATTGAATTCAATAAAACCCGTGAGGCCGAAGGACAGTTCCAGATTCAAACCGGAATTGGCATAAATACCGGCACCCTGGTGGCAGGATACATCGGCTCCTCCCGTACCATGAGTTACTCGGTGGTGGGTAAAACGGTCAACACGGCATACAGGCTGTGCAGTGCAGCAAAACCCGGCCAGATACTTATTTCCCAGCAAACCCTTGAGCAGTTGGAGAATACGTTCGATATCACCGAGCTCGAACCGATTCCCGCCAAGGGCAAGTATGAACCTGTTCACACATTCAACGTACTTAATTTGAAACCTTAA
- a CDS encoding alpha/beta hydrolase: MALFHPRGEVKTSETGTHGIDIMIPVEKDDKIGARFHMAEKQGSNILFFHGNGEIVADYNDLGPLYNKMGINFLPVDYRGYGRSTGRPTVAAMMHDSHTIFHFVNNWLVKHGYTGPMIVMGRSLGSAPALEIADRHKADISGLILESGFAWTEPLLQTLGIDAEMIGFKKKTGFQNVDKIKTFDKPVLIIHATQDHIIPFSHGETLYNACSASDKTLLKIPGANHNDIFIHGLTEYMTAVKALADRLC; encoded by the coding sequence ATGGCCTTATTCCATCCGAGAGGGGAAGTAAAAACCAGCGAAACCGGGACCCACGGTATAGATATCATGATTCCGGTTGAAAAAGATGATAAAATAGGTGCCCGTTTTCATATGGCAGAAAAACAGGGTTCGAATATCCTCTTTTTTCATGGAAACGGTGAAATCGTTGCAGATTATAACGATCTCGGCCCCTTGTATAATAAAATGGGAATTAATTTTTTGCCTGTAGATTACAGAGGTTACGGCAGGTCCACCGGCAGGCCCACCGTTGCAGCCATGATGCATGACTCCCATACCATATTTCACTTCGTCAACAACTGGCTAGTTAAACATGGTTACACCGGCCCTATGATTGTTATGGGCAGATCTCTCGGAAGTGCGCCGGCTCTGGAAATTGCTGACCGCCATAAAGCGGACATCAGCGGGCTTATTTTAGAAAGCGGATTTGCCTGGACCGAGCCTTTGTTGCAAACTTTGGGTATTGATGCGGAAATGATCGGTTTTAAAAAAAAGACAGGCTTTCAAAACGTGGACAAAATCAAAACCTTTGACAAGCCGGTCTTAATTATCCACGCTACGCAAGATCATATCATACCTTTTTCTCATGGAGAAACCCTGTATAATGCATGCAGCGCATCCGACAAAACCTTGCTGAAAATTCCCGGGGCGAATCACAATGACATTTTCATACACGGTCTGACAGAATATATGACCGCGGTTAAGGCTCTTGCAGACCGGTTATGCTGA